ATGATCTCCCAGCGGAGACTGATTTCCCGGTCCTCGACCGACCCAGTGTTTGGAAGCATCAATAAATCGTCCGTGCCAAATTGTTTTCAGGCAGAGCTGATTTGCATCCCAAGCCAGGTGAGCCCGTTCGGGATAACCCACAGCAATTCCGCGAGGAGAAACTCCTTCTAGGAAATTGCGATAGATGATCGGCTCGTCTTTAGGTTCCAGCTCAATCATTTTTGCGACGAGCCCGTCCGGGACGCCTGCTTTGGTTCCGTCGCTCAAGTACTCCCAGATCGCTGTGATTTGCTGGTCGGGGGAGCCATCGAAAACGTCTGTGACAACGGCTTTGCCTTCAGGAAATCCAGTCGGCATTCTCGTTCCTGGTCGATACTTGGCGGGATCAAACAGGTACCGTAGAAACCAGTCTTTGCGAATGCGGTCTGTCATCCGCGTCAGGTCAATGGCCTGGATTCCAGTTGCTTGATGATTGCCGAAGGTGTGACACTTAATGCATGCGAGCCCGCCGTCACCGACCAGTTGGCGACCGGAGGATTTCACGCGATGTTCGGGGATATCGAATTCAACTTCGTTGTTGCTGTTCTGCTGATCGGCATTGATGAAATGTTCTTGCAGATGAGCTGCATTCGCTGCACCGAACCTTGGCATCCGCGTCAGCATGTAAGGTCGTTCGTTCGATCCTTCATCGAGAATTCGTAGCAGCCATTTCGATTGCAGCTTGTCTCCGACACCATTAAGCGACGGCGGCAGTCTCCCCTCGTCACCCATTTCGTGCTGTGTCGTTAAGAAGAGGCTGTTGCGATCAAGTTCCGGTCCCCCTTGTCCGTTTCGTTCGTGGCAGGCATAGCAATTGAATCGCACCATTGTTTCCCGAATTGCTTCCTCCGAATCGGTTGATGGAGTTGCCATCGGTTCGGAGAGAAACGTTCGGATCGCTGATTGTTGAGCAGCTGTGAGATCATATTCCGGGATCGTTTTGTCAGAGCTTCTGTTTTCGAAATTCGTCAGACAGCCCGCAGTGAGATCGAGTTCTGCAAGTGGTTTGGAGTGCAGCTCACTCGGAATGCGTTGACCATCTCGATCAAGCTGATGGCACGCAGCGCAACCAAGAGTTGAAAAGAGTTTCGCACCTTGATTGATCAGTTGATCATCTGGTTCAAAGACCGGCCCAGCGAGATCCGAGTCGATCGGCTCAGGTCGTTCAACAGGGCTTCCATCTTCATTGAGTGTGAGCAGCCCGCTGATGTCCTGCCGCGCGGATTTCGGAGCCCGATAATCTAACGAGAGCGATTCTTCTCCGTGATACTCGAAGTAATCGACGCGGATTTTGTGCACACCCTTCTGGAGGACCACTTTCCCGTTCTGGTCATTGTGGGGGTGGATGCCGTCGTTATCGATCACACGTTCTCCATCAACATACAACGCGCTTCCGTCATCTGATCCGAGCCAGAATGTATGAGTGCCGGGTTCGGTCACGTTGAGATAAGCCTCGAAACGCATGCCGAACTGCTCCGTTCGCCCCGCTTCGGCGATATTTAAACCGTCTGTTGTTCCCTGTGAAACAGGCTTCAATTCGTCGAAGTCCGGAAGTGCTTCCCAGTTTCCGTGATACACCGAGAAGTTCACGTTCGGAGTGCGAGCAGCGTTCTCATTGCCTGCCAGGAAGAAGGCGAGATCGAGTGCTTCGTCTTCACTCAAGTTAAATGAAGGCATTCGGCCGGATGGACGAACCTGATGAGGAGCACGCAGGAAACTTGCGAGCGAATCGACACTATACTTCTTGTCGAGTTCCGGAAGTGGAACAGTCGATGAGTCAGCGACTGTGGTCCCGTCTTGAGGAGCATGGCATGCAACGCATCCGATAGAGTGAAACAGTTTTTCGCCGCGATTCCTAGCTCCGCGATCGTAGCTTCGATGAGCGATGCGGCCACCTTGTGTCAGGAACGTAGTGAGCGCTTGAGCTGCCGCGAGTTTCTCATCGTCTTTGATTCCGGTGAGTAGGTCGGGCATGAGTGTTCCCGGTTTCACTTCGTGCGGGTTCAATAGGAAATCGAAAACCCATTGCGGTTCTGCGCGTGATCCAACGTTCGTCAGGTTGGGGGCTTGCTTGGTCGACTCCTGCGTGAGATTGGGGTTGTTGCTGGCATGGCACTGAACGCACCCCAACTCAGAAACAAGAAGTTGACCACCCGCGACGGAATCGATTCGATTCGCTTCGAAGCGTTCGTAACCTGGAATCCGAGGACGTCGAGCTTCTGCGGCTGCGTCGCGTGTTTGAATCCAGATGTTCCGAAAACGAACCGGGTTGCCATGGTTTTGTAGAAACAGCGGACCCGGAGCTTCGGATGCTTTCACAGGTGCAGCACGCGTCGCGTGAGGAATTTCGACATCGCGCTGAACGACTACTCCATTTAATCGAACGGTGATTTTGGCGTTCGCTTGTTTCTGACCAGCTTCGTCAAATCGCGGGGCTGTGAAATCCACGTCATAGGTTTGCCACGTGAGCGGGGGAAAGCACATGTTGAGATCGGGATCACGGATCTCGTAAATGCCGCCGGTCTCGTTACTCTTTCCGTCGAGACCGAATGAGTCGAGAACCTGAGTCTCGTATCGTCCTTGATAGTAAACGCCACTGTTGCCGCGGGCCTGTCCCCGTGCATGTGGGCGATAAGGAGTCATGAACTCAAGGTGCAGGTGAAAGTCCTGAAACTCATCCTTTGTCGTCGCTCCCTCGATCAGCAATCCGTCTTCCGTCTTGCGAGTCCCGTCCTTCCAGTGTTTGCTGAGCGATTCGTCGGTCCCATCGAAAAGAACGATGGCATCCGGTGGAGGAGTGGCTCCAAGTGTTGGGCTTTCGCGAAGCTTCTTTTCAACGCCGAAGGTGTCCAGAAGTTCCAGAACGATGTCGCCGTCTTCTTCCGGGATAACTTGAGGAGGTTTTCGATCCCATCCAGCGCCGGGGAGTCCTCCGTTGTAGATCACCACTCGGAAGAGACCATCACCCAGGGCGACGACCTGGACTCCCTTGTTGGAAGCGGATTCGTCACGAGGAACGTATTCACCCTGAATGGAGAAGTCCGGATCGGTCTGGGCTTCGTCGAGATCAATCGTGACGAATGATTGATCGACCGCACACGCAATCGATGGAACGATGAAAGCACAGACCAGTGCGAGTACAAAACGTGACAACTGCTCACTCCAATCGGAGAGTTCGACGAATAATGAAAACGGTCCATGACCGAGAGAAGAGAGGCTTAACTCTGTTGTTCGTCAGAGTCTTCTGAGGAAGCCGGAACGAACCAGATGTTTCGATAGCGGACTTCGTCGCCATGGTTTTGAAGAAACAATGGACCCGGTGCGGCGGATTCATCTTTCATGACACCGCCTGGAGTATTGCCCGGCAGTGAAAGATTTCCGTGGATGATGGTTCCGTTGTGACGCACGGTCACTTTCGCGGGAGCGGTTTTCTTCCCAGCATCATCAAAGCGGGCTGCTTGAAAATCGATGTCGTAGGTTTGCCATGTGAGCGGCGGGAAAGTCATGTTCAGTTTCGGAGCGGAGGCTTGGTAGATCCCGCCGCATTCGTTGTCTTTCGGGCCGAGGCCGAATGAATCGAGCATCTGGATTTCATACCGACCTTGAACGTAGCATCCGCTGTTGCCGCGTGCCTGACCTCGAGCTTCGGGCATGTAGGGGAGTCGGAATTCGAGATGAAGTTGGAAGTCCTGCATTTCGTCGATGGTTGTCGCTCCTTGAATGAGCAATCCGTCGACGGTCATCGAGGCTCCATCACGCCAGTGTTGTGTGAATGTTTCTTTCGTTCCGTCGAAGAGAACAATCGCATCTTCGGGCGGGGCCAGTCCGAGCGTGTCGCTTTGACGTTCGACTCGCTCTACACCTTCGAGAACACTCGCGAGAGACTCTCGTGTTCCTTCTCGTGATCGGCGTTCCTTTTGAGTCCAACCGGCTCCGGGCAAACCACCTGGATAAGTCACCGTGCGGAATTGGCCATCACCTAATGCAATGACCTGCACTCCGCGGTCGGAGTTTGCGTACTCCCCCTGGAATAGAAAGTCAGGGTCTTTCTCAGCAGCGACTTCGGGATCAACATAAGCGGGGCCATGATCGGCAGCGAAGCAAGCTGAAAGTCCGCAGGCGATGAATGCAAAAGGTAAAACGTTGAGAAACGGGCGACGCATTGCGTTCCTTGGTCGATATTCTTGAATACTCTTGTGGTCCGATGAATCTACGAGCGTAGATCATAAGGCAGCTTCGCGGTGAATGAAAAGCATTTGGGAACCTCTAAGCCGCATCCGTTTGACGCGACTCGTGAATCTGGCCATGATGCGAACGGCGAAGACTTTGTTCCCAGCACAACTCTTTCACTCGCTTGCCTTTGTTTGCACGAGCGGTCTCAGCCTAGAAACTCTGCTGAACTGTTCTGCGAAGGAGATGCTGAGATCATGCTCTTCTGGAAAGTAAACCCGGATTGCTCGTCGTGAAGAGTCCTGCCTGACTGTGAAGTCTTCGCTTGCGACTGACAATATTCTAAGACCCGAACAGATTGGCGAGAGTGCTCATGCTCAATCGATTTCTCATGCTGCAAGTCTTCGTGGTCCTCGGGCTGGGAATGTCCACTCAGTCGATAAGTGCCGAAGACTCCCCGAACTTCATCATTATTTACGCGGATGATCTCGGGTACGGAGATCTCAGCTGTTACGGAAATCCGACAATCCGCACGCCGCACCTCGATCAAATGGCTGACGAGGGAATTCGGTTCACACAGTTCTATTCAGCATCTTCGGTTTGCACGCCCAGTCGTGCTGCCCTGATGACCGGGCGACTGCCAGTTCGAAGTGGAATGTGCAGCGACAAGAGGCGCGTCCTCTTTCCCGATTCCGGAGGAGGAATCCCGGAAGAAGAAGTCACGCTGGCCGAAGCATTGCGAGAGCAGGGCTACAAGACCGCTTGTTTCGGAAAGTGGCATCTCGGTCATCTTCCACAGTTCCTGCCAGTGAACAATGGCTTCGATACTTACTTTGGAATCCCGTATTCCAACGATATGGACCGAGAGAACTCTGAAGGACCCAAAGGACGAGCAGCTTTCCTTAATCCAAAATCGGAGTACTGGAACGTTCCGATTATCAAAGATCTCGAAGTCGTCGAACGTCCTGCCGATCAGACGACGATCACACGCAGATACACGGAGCATGCCGTTGAATTCATCAAGGATCGCGGAGACCAGCCATTCTTTATCTACCTTCCGCACAGCTTGCCGCACGTGCCGCTCTTTCGGGGTGAAGAGTTTGAAGACGTCAGTGCTCGCGGACTGTACGGTGATGTGATTGAAGAGATCGACTGGTCTGTCGGACAAATTCTCGACACCCTTCGAGCAGAGGGAATCGATAAGAATACGTGTGTCTTCTTCTCAAGCGACAACGGACCGTGGCTGACATACGACGAACACGGCGGGACTGCTGGACTTCTGAAAGAAGGTAAGGGAGCAACCTGGGAAGGGGGCATGCGAGAGCCGGGCATTGCATGGTGGCCGGGAAAAATTCCCGCCGGGCAAGTCACGCTTGAGTTGGCTTCGACGATGGACCTCTACACGACTTTCATTGAATTGAGTGGAGGCACCATTCCGCAGGATCGAGTTGTTGATGGATTGAACATCTCACCCGTTCTCTTTGGAGAAGGCCCAAGTCCTCGCGATACAATGTTCTATTATCGCGGGACTGAACTGATGGCGGTTCGGTCAGGGCCGTGGAAAGCTCATTTCTTCACCCAGACTTCTTATGTAAAAGGATCGAACGTCCGCAACGAACACGATCCGCCACTGCTCTATCACCTCGATCATGATCCGAGTGAGCGTTTCAATCTCAATGAGAAACATCCTGAAGTTCTGAAGTCCATTCTGGACGTGGTTGCCAAGCATCGTGCTGATCTGGTGGTCGCCGAATCACAACTCGAGATCCCATTGCAGGGGAAATGATGCCATCTAAGAATGACATCACCGAGAATAAGAAGATGCTCGCGGATGATCCGACAGGCAAGTCGACGTCTGCACATCCGATTCTGATTCTGATTGCTGGATTCGCCTCAGCGATTCTGCTCTTCTTTTGTTGCGTTTGCGGAGGCGCAGCTTGGTGGTTCCAACCGGAAGTTCACGAAGACCCCGAACGCGCCGGTGAACTGCTCACAGAAATTGTTGCGATCGATATTCCTGATACCTATCTCCCGCAGGGAACGATCGAATGGAATGTCGCTTACCTGATGAGCATTCGCGGATCGTACTTCGAACGATTCGCCGGTGATGGACTTCTCACTCTCGTGGAAGTCGACAGTCGATTCCGAAGCGAAGACGATGTCCGCCGACACATTCGCGATACGCTTCTCCGCAAAGGTGGGGGCGGAACTCCGTTAGTCATCAACGACTCTGAATCGAAGATTGTTGAAGTGGCCATCGGAGAGGAACTTGTTCCCTTCAAGTTCGAAATCGGACGAGATCCTCCGTCCGGCCGCGTCTTTCACATCGTCGAAGGAGTTTTTCAGGGGAAGCAGGGCGAAGTGCTGTTGTCGATGCGGGTCAACGAAGACAACTGGAATGAGCAATCCGTCATCGACATGCTCAACACAATCGGTCGAGATCCTGCGCCGAGCAAACCGGAGACCGAAGATGAAGTCCCGGAAAGCGCGGAAATGTGAGTCCCGGGTTCACACTGCTGGAAAGCTAACTCGATTGGTTAATGCGAAGTCTTCTCAGTCTTCAGACTCAAACGATTCACTCAAATCGTCTTCATTCTCCTCAGCTTTTGCTGCTTCATCGCGACGAAGAGTTTCCTGATGATCGAGGTAAGCTTGAAGCATGATTTGGGCCGCGACCATATCCATGCGTCGCTTTCGCTGCTTGCGAGTGAAGTCTATTCCAATCATGTAGTCTTCAGCAGCAACGGACGTATAACGTTCATCCCAATACTTGACGGGCAGGCCTGTGAGCTGCGCGAGCCATCCGCCGTATTCCCGGGCTTCTTGCGCTTTCTGTCCTTCCGTTCCATTCACGTGAATAGGCAAACCGACGACGAGCGCAGAAATTCGATATTCAGAAACCAATTCCTGAAAGTACTTCGCATCGTGGCGTTCGTTTTGACGCGTGAGGATCTCCAGCGGGCTGGCGATTTTCTGATCGGGCGTCGAGACCGCAACCCCGACACGCTTGGTTCCGTAGTCGACTCCCAGAAGTTTTCCAGTCTGCGGGAAGTCCTCAGAGGACTCGGTCATATCCTTGCTCTTCCAGTCTTTTGACCAGTTCACGGATGGCGTTCTGATCACTGCGGTCCGCGACAAGTGTCGCGTCAGGTGTGTGGACGACGATGCAATTCTGCATTCCCAACAGTGTGACGACCTGTTCGCCGCTGCTGTGAATAATGCAGTCGTTCGAATCAACGATGCAAGTTTGGCCAACGGCAGTGTTTCTCACTTCGTCTTGCGGATTCAGGCGAGACATAGCTTCCCAGCTACCGACATCGTCCCAGTCGAATTTCGCTTCGACAACAGAAAGTTTCTTTTCGTGTTCGAGAACAGCATAGTCGATCGAGACAGAAGGCATCAGCGGAAACGTCTGCTGGAGTGCTTCATTCCAATTGCCTGTGCCAATCTGGCTCCGCAATTCATCGAGGAGACGACCGATCTCAGGTTGATGAGTTCGAATTGCTGCGAGAATCGTTGAAGCACGCCAAATGAAGATTCCGGAATTCCAAAGAAATCGTCCCTGTTGCAGATAGTGCTGAGCCGTTTCGAGATCAGGCTTTTCGCGAAATCCAACCACTTGATGGAGTGGCTGTGAATCGGATTTGCTGACCTCGATGTACCCATATCCAGTTTCAGGGCTGACCGGCGGAATCCCAAAAAGAACGAGTTGTTCAGGATTTTCTTGAAGTGCCTCTTCAGCTGTTGAGATTGCGTTCTGAAATTCCTGATGGTCTTGAATGACATGATCCGCCGGCATCACAAGCATCGTCGCGTCCGGGTCTACTGCTTCGATCAGCATCGCTGCAAGTCCGATGCACGGAGCTGTATTCCGACCACAAGGTTCCGCGATGATCTGAGCCTCAGG
The sequence above is drawn from the Thalassoglobus sp. JC818 genome and encodes:
- a CDS encoding sulfatase, which encodes MLNRFLMLQVFVVLGLGMSTQSISAEDSPNFIIIYADDLGYGDLSCYGNPTIRTPHLDQMADEGIRFTQFYSASSVCTPSRAALMTGRLPVRSGMCSDKRRVLFPDSGGGIPEEEVTLAEALREQGYKTACFGKWHLGHLPQFLPVNNGFDTYFGIPYSNDMDRENSEGPKGRAAFLNPKSEYWNVPIIKDLEVVERPADQTTITRRYTEHAVEFIKDRGDQPFFIYLPHSLPHVPLFRGEEFEDVSARGLYGDVIEEIDWSVGQILDTLRAEGIDKNTCVFFSSDNGPWLTYDEHGGTAGLLKEGKGATWEGGMREPGIAWWPGKIPAGQVTLELASTMDLYTTFIELSGGTIPQDRVVDGLNISPVLFGEGPSPRDTMFYYRGTELMAVRSGPWKAHFFTQTSYVKGSNVRNEHDPPLLYHLDHDPSERFNLNEKHPEVLKSILDVVAKHRADLVVAESQLEIPLQGK
- the ruvX gene encoding Holliday junction resolvase RuvX, translating into MTESSEDFPQTGKLLGVDYGTKRVGVAVSTPDQKIASPLEILTRQNERHDAKYFQELVSEYRISALVVGLPIHVNGTEGQKAQEAREYGGWLAQLTGLPVKYWDERYTSVAAEDYMIGIDFTRKQRKRRMDMVAAQIMLQAYLDHQETLRRDEAAKAEENEDDLSESFESED
- a CDS encoding DUF1080 domain-containing protein, encoding MRRPFLNVLPFAFIACGLSACFAADHGPAYVDPEVAAEKDPDFLFQGEYANSDRGVQVIALGDGQFRTVTYPGGLPGAGWTQKERRSREGTRESLASVLEGVERVERQSDTLGLAPPEDAIVLFDGTKETFTQHWRDGASMTVDGLLIQGATTIDEMQDFQLHLEFRLPYMPEARGQARGNSGCYVQGRYEIQMLDSFGLGPKDNECGGIYQASAPKLNMTFPPLTWQTYDIDFQAARFDDAGKKTAPAKVTVRHNGTIIHGNLSLPGNTPGGVMKDESAAPGPLFLQNHGDEVRYRNIWFVPASSEDSDEQQS
- a CDS encoding mannose-1-phosphate guanylyltransferase, whose product is MLHAVIMAGGSGTRFWPLSRRLSPKQFLTLGRNRSLIQSVFDRCQPMISAERFWVVTNQQLTTTTQQHLPEIPEAQIIAEPCGRNTAPCIGLAAMLIEAVDPDATMLVMPADHVIQDHQEFQNAISTAEEALQENPEQLVLFGIPPVSPETGYGYIEVSKSDSQPLHQVVGFREKPDLETAQHYLQQGRFLWNSGIFIWRASTILAAIRTHQPEIGRLLDELRSQIGTGNWNEALQQTFPLMPSVSIDYAVLEHEKKLSVVEAKFDWDDVGSWEAMSRLNPQDEVRNTAVGQTCIVDSNDCIIHSSGEQVVTLLGMQNCIVVHTPDATLVADRSDQNAIRELVKRLEEQGYDRVL
- a CDS encoding family 16 glycoside hydrolase — translated: MSRFVLALVCAFIVPSIACAVDQSFVTIDLDEAQTDPDFSIQGEYVPRDESASNKGVQVVALGDGLFRVVIYNGGLPGAGWDRKPPQVIPEEDGDIVLELLDTFGVEKKLRESPTLGATPPPDAIVLFDGTDESLSKHWKDGTRKTEDGLLIEGATTKDEFQDFHLHLEFMTPYRPHARGQARGNSGVYYQGRYETQVLDSFGLDGKSNETGGIYEIRDPDLNMCFPPLTWQTYDVDFTAPRFDEAGQKQANAKITVRLNGVVVQRDVEIPHATRAAPVKASEAPGPLFLQNHGNPVRFRNIWIQTRDAAAEARRPRIPGYERFEANRIDSVAGGQLLVSELGCVQCHASNNPNLTQESTKQAPNLTNVGSRAEPQWVFDFLLNPHEVKPGTLMPDLLTGIKDDEKLAAAQALTTFLTQGGRIAHRSYDRGARNRGEKLFHSIGCVACHAPQDGTTVADSSTVPLPELDKKYSVDSLASFLRAPHQVRPSGRMPSFNLSEDEALDLAFFLAGNENAARTPNVNFSVYHGNWEALPDFDELKPVSQGTTDGLNIAEAGRTEQFGMRFEAYLNVTEPGTHTFWLGSDDGSALYVDGERVIDNDGIHPHNDQNGKVVLQKGVHKIRVDYFEYHGEESLSLDYRAPKSARQDISGLLTLNEDGSPVERPEPIDSDLAGPVFEPDDQLINQGAKLFSTLGCAACHQLDRDGQRIPSELHSKPLAELDLTAGCLTNFENRSSDKTIPEYDLTAAQQSAIRTFLSEPMATPSTDSEEAIRETMVRFNCYACHERNGQGGPELDRNSLFLTTQHEMGDEGRLPPSLNGVGDKLQSKWLLRILDEGSNERPYMLTRMPRFGAANAAHLQEHFINADQQNSNNEVEFDIPEHRVKSSGRQLVGDGGLACIKCHTFGNHQATGIQAIDLTRMTDRIRKDWFLRYLFDPAKYRPGTRMPTGFPEGKAVVTDVFDGSPDQQITAIWEYLSDGTKAGVPDGLVAKMIELEPKDEPIIYRNFLEGVSPRGIAVGYPERAHLAWDANQLCLKTIWHGRFIDASKHWVGRGPGNQSPLGDHILTLEPGFPFAVLATPETPWPNLNIRNETGYQFGGYRLNDKGQPAFFYDTPFGSVTDFPKPIPGSSEDAAFERTLTIDVQEATPNLYFRAAVGREIQQVGDGFQIDQSMIIQLQSSEKPFIRTIGNTSELLVPIQTGPGESTIVQRIFW